From the Spiribacter sp. 2438 genome, one window contains:
- the tmk gene encoding dTMP kinase, which produces MKSGGFITVEGIEGAGKSTAIARIRQWLKGKGHDVVVTREPGGTPLGEEIRSLLLAHRQGGMAPETEALLMFAARAEHLRTLIEPALATGQWVVCDRFSDASSAYQGAGRQLGMDQIKVLAQWTHPGLEPDLTLWLDVPVELGLRRANGRSRPDRFESEKAVFFEAVRQGYAQLTAEAPQRIRRIDASADLATVTAGIEAVLERHFND; this is translated from the coding sequence ATGAAATCCGGAGGCTTCATCACCGTTGAGGGCATTGAAGGTGCGGGCAAATCCACCGCGATCGCCCGCATCCGGCAATGGCTGAAGGGCAAGGGCCATGACGTCGTCGTTACCCGGGAGCCCGGCGGAACGCCTCTCGGGGAAGAGATCCGGAGCCTTTTGCTAGCCCATCGGCAGGGCGGCATGGCCCCGGAGACCGAGGCACTGCTGATGTTCGCCGCGAGGGCAGAGCATCTCCGCACGCTGATCGAACCGGCCCTGGCGACGGGACAATGGGTCGTTTGCGACCGGTTCAGTGACGCGAGCAGCGCTTATCAGGGGGCAGGGCGGCAACTCGGGATGGATCAGATCAAAGTCCTCGCGCAGTGGACTCATCCCGGGCTGGAACCGGATCTGACCCTGTGGCTGGATGTGCCGGTGGAGCTGGGACTGAGACGCGCCAACGGACGCAGTCGCCCGGATCGGTTCGAGTCCGAGAAAGCGGTCTTTTTCGAGGCCGTGCGTCAGGGGTACGCGCAGTTGACCGCCGAGGCGCCCCAGCGTATCCGGCGCATTGACGCCAGCGCTGACCTGGCAACGGTCACCGCTGGAATCGAAGCGGTCCTGGAGCGCCACTTCAATGACTGA
- the mltG gene encoding endolytic transglycosylase MltG, which translates to MIRPVLLAAGLAIIAVVAGAGYWLWSGIHEIENRSMIEEATVEPAPVEVRPGQSFAAVANQLVQRDLVTDSTRLRLHARWHGYADRIQPGEYALEPGLTVAELVRRMARGQVIQYQFTIIEGWTFGTLWEQLGLHPAVTPTLPADATESEIMAAIDRDEVAAEGRFLPETYQFARGTRDIDILRRANRALERELTRAWEQRVGQLPLDEPDEALILASIIEKETAAPEERRRIAGVFVRRLEQGMRLQTDPTVIYGLGDRFDGRLRTRDLREDTPFNTYTRHGLPPTPIAMAGRASIHAAVDPLPGDALFFVSRGDGTHHFSATYDEHRQAVRRYQLGLDEP; encoded by the coding sequence ATGATTCGACCCGTGTTGCTTGCAGCAGGCCTGGCGATCATCGCAGTGGTGGCGGGTGCCGGCTATTGGCTCTGGAGTGGGATCCACGAGATCGAGAATCGCTCGATGATCGAGGAGGCGACTGTGGAACCAGCGCCGGTGGAGGTCCGACCTGGTCAGAGCTTTGCCGCGGTGGCCAATCAGCTGGTGCAGCGGGATCTGGTGACCGACAGCACCCGCCTGCGGCTCCATGCCCGCTGGCACGGCTACGCCGACCGGATCCAGCCGGGCGAATATGCGCTCGAACCCGGACTGACCGTCGCCGAACTGGTCCGTCGGATGGCCCGCGGCCAAGTGATTCAGTATCAGTTCACTATTATCGAAGGCTGGACCTTCGGCACGCTCTGGGAGCAACTCGGACTGCATCCGGCGGTGACGCCGACGCTCCCCGCCGACGCCACCGAGTCCGAGATCATGGCCGCGATTGATCGTGATGAAGTGGCCGCCGAGGGACGCTTCCTGCCGGAGACCTACCAGTTTGCGCGGGGCACCCGGGATATCGATATCCTGCGACGCGCAAACCGCGCTCTGGAGCGCGAGTTGACCCGAGCCTGGGAGCAGCGGGTGGGCCAACTTCCGCTGGATGAGCCGGATGAGGCCCTGATTCTCGCCTCCATTATCGAAAAGGAGACCGCCGCGCCGGAAGAGCGCCGCCGCATTGCCGGGGTATTTGTTCGTCGCCTGGAGCAGGGCATGCGGCTGCAGACCGACCCGACGGTGATTTACGGCCTCGGCGATCGCTTCGATGGCCGCCTCCGAACCCGGGATCTGCGGGAGGACACGCCATTCAACACGTACACCCGTCACGGCCTGCCACCAACGCCCATCGCCATGGCGGGACGGGCATCCATCCACGCCGCGGTTGACCCGCTGCCAGGTGATGCGCTGTTCTTTGTGTCCCGGGGCGACGGAACCCACCACTTTTCCGCCACCTATGATGAGCACCGCCAGGCCGTGCGACGCTATCAGCTGGGGCTGGACGAGCCATGA
- the pabC gene encoding aminodeoxychorismate lyase, giving the protein MSNPGTQRLINGEAGAALDPGDRGLRYGDGVFETLAIVDGAPALLEPHLERLENGCLRLGFDAPSRPTFLADIGQLSLPRFGLLRLTCTRGPGGRGYQPPASPAVNRIVEVSEAPARPAAWWRDGVKVRHCATHLAVQPRLAGIKHLNRLEQVLARAEWTDPEVAEGLMTTPDGRLVEATASNLIIDDGDKLIVPDTRNAGVDGIMQAALLDRAIVRGIRHEHRFIASRSVDSSLGVMLCNSLIGVWPVRSIDGRDARWPDRVRELQAIVNEERLALSPEVLGTP; this is encoded by the coding sequence GTGAGCAACCCCGGCACGCAGCGATTGATCAATGGCGAGGCCGGCGCCGCGCTGGACCCGGGTGATCGAGGGCTGCGGTACGGCGATGGGGTCTTCGAAACCCTGGCCATTGTCGATGGCGCCCCCGCGCTCCTTGAACCGCATCTGGAACGTCTCGAAAACGGCTGTCTTCGTCTCGGCTTTGACGCGCCATCCAGACCCACATTCCTGGCCGATATCGGCCAGCTGTCACTGCCCCGGTTCGGACTGCTGCGACTGACCTGCACCCGGGGGCCGGGTGGGCGCGGTTACCAACCGCCCGCGTCACCTGCGGTCAATCGCATCGTCGAGGTCTCGGAAGCGCCGGCCCGTCCCGCCGCCTGGTGGCGGGACGGCGTCAAGGTCCGGCATTGTGCCACGCACCTGGCGGTTCAGCCGCGTCTCGCCGGCATTAAGCATCTCAACCGCCTGGAACAGGTGCTGGCGCGGGCGGAGTGGACCGATCCGGAGGTCGCTGAAGGTCTGATGACCACACCGGACGGCCGCCTGGTGGAGGCCACCGCCTCCAACCTGATTATCGATGACGGAGATAAGCTGATTGTCCCGGATACCCGCAATGCGGGCGTGGATGGCATCATGCAGGCGGCACTACTGGATCGGGCCATCGTCCGGGGTATCCGCCACGAGCACCGGTTCATTGCTTCGAGGAGCGTCGATTCCAGTCTCGGCGTAATGCTCTGCAACAGCCTGATTGGCGTCTGGCCCGTTCGCTCCATCGATGGCCGCGACGCCCGCTGGCCTGATCGGGTTCGCGAGCTGCAGGCGATCGTTAATGAAGAACGGCTGGCCCTGTCACCGGAGGTTCTCGGGACACCATGA
- the fabF gene encoding beta-ketoacyl-ACP synthase II: MNGRRVVITGLGIVSPVGNTVAGAWEAIREGRSGIGPITRFDTEAFPVRFGGEIRDFDITEYLSRKDARKMDPFIHYGIAAAVDALADAGLTIGEDNAERVGLSVGSGIGGIHSIEEGHKTCLNAGPRRITPFFIPSAIINMVSGNLSILLGAKGPNLATVTACTTATHNIGQSARLIAYGDADVMIAGGAEFGTTPTGLGGFAAARALSSRNDDPTAASRPWDQDRDGFVLSDGAGVLILEEFEHARQRGADIYAEVAGFGMSGDAHHMTLPAESGEGASRCMSLALQDAGMNPEDIDYINAHGTSTPAGDRAEVFAVQSSFGDHSRQLAMSSTKSMTGHLLGAAGGVEAVFTLMAMRDSVLPPTINLENPDDDLVMDFVANEARDGRIRAALSNSFGFGGTNGTVIFRALEA; encoded by the coding sequence TTGAACGGAAGACGGGTAGTCATCACCGGCCTGGGAATCGTCTCACCGGTGGGGAACACGGTGGCCGGCGCCTGGGAAGCCATTCGGGAGGGCCGCAGTGGCATCGGACCCATCACACGGTTCGATACCGAGGCTTTTCCCGTCCGATTCGGCGGTGAAATCCGTGATTTCGATATCACGGAATATCTCAGCCGAAAGGACGCTCGCAAAATGGACCCGTTTATCCACTACGGCATTGCCGCCGCCGTGGACGCGCTGGCCGACGCGGGTTTAACCATTGGTGAGGACAACGCTGAGCGCGTGGGGCTATCGGTGGGCTCCGGTATCGGCGGCATTCATTCCATTGAGGAAGGCCACAAGACCTGCCTTAATGCCGGGCCGAGACGCATTACTCCGTTTTTCATTCCCAGCGCCATTATCAACATGGTGTCGGGCAATCTCTCCATTCTGCTCGGGGCCAAAGGACCCAACCTGGCCACCGTGACCGCCTGCACCACGGCCACGCACAACATTGGCCAGAGTGCGCGACTGATTGCCTACGGCGACGCGGATGTGATGATTGCCGGCGGAGCTGAGTTCGGCACCACCCCCACCGGATTGGGGGGATTCGCCGCGGCGCGGGCGCTCTCCAGCCGCAACGACGATCCCACCGCTGCCAGCCGGCCCTGGGACCAGGACCGGGACGGATTCGTCCTCAGTGACGGGGCCGGCGTCCTGATACTGGAAGAGTTCGAGCATGCCCGCCAGCGCGGTGCCGATATCTACGCCGAAGTTGCCGGATTCGGAATGAGTGGCGATGCCCACCACATGACCCTGCCTGCGGAAAGCGGGGAAGGGGCCTCACGCTGCATGAGCCTGGCGCTGCAGGACGCCGGCATGAACCCTGAGGACATCGATTACATCAATGCCCACGGCACCTCGACGCCGGCCGGAGATCGGGCCGAGGTGTTCGCCGTCCAGAGCAGCTTTGGGGATCATTCCCGACAGCTGGCAATGAGCTCCACCAAGTCAATGACCGGACATCTGCTGGGCGCCGCCGGGGGCGTCGAAGCGGTGTTCACGCTGATGGCCATGCGGGATAGCGTGCTGCCACCGACCATCAACCTGGAAAATCCCGATGATGACCTGGTGATGGACTTTGTGGCCAACGAGGCCCGGGACGGACGGATCCGTGCGGCACTGTCCAACTCCTTCGGTTTCGGGGGCACCAACGGCACGGTGATATTCCGCGCCCTGGAAGCGTGA
- the acpP gene encoding acyl carrier protein — MSSIEERVKKIVVEQLGVKEEEVNAEASFVDDLGADSLDTVELVMALEEEFECEIPDEEAEKITTVQQAIDYINRHLEQ, encoded by the coding sequence ATGAGCAGTATCGAGGAACGCGTCAAGAAGATCGTCGTGGAGCAACTGGGGGTGAAGGAAGAAGAGGTCAATGCCGAAGCTTCCTTCGTCGACGATCTCGGTGCCGACTCCCTGGACACGGTGGAGCTGGTAATGGCGCTTGAAGAGGAATTCGAGTGCGAAATTCCTGACGAAGAAGCTGAGAAAATTACGACGGTTCAGCAGGCGATCGACTACATCAATCGCCATCTGGAACAGTGA
- the fabG gene encoding 3-oxoacyl-ACP reductase FabG: MNLDMQGSVALVTGASRGIGAAVAHGLAECGATLIGTATTPHGAERITSQFTEAGLNGRGVALDVTDRGAVDSLVADITKSEGAPGILVNNAGITRDGLAMRMADDDWDQVIDTNLSAVFRVSRSVLRGMMKARGGRIINIGSVIGLMGNAGQTNYAAAKAGLLGLTRSLAREVGSRNITVNAIAPGFIATDMTDELEAAQRDALMAQTPLQRLGTPEDIAAAVCFLASPAAGFITGETLSVNGGLLMP; encoded by the coding sequence ATGAATCTGGACATGCAGGGATCCGTTGCGCTGGTGACCGGCGCGAGCCGGGGCATCGGTGCCGCCGTCGCACACGGTTTGGCCGAGTGCGGTGCCACGCTCATCGGCACGGCCACCACCCCCCATGGCGCCGAACGAATCACCAGCCAGTTCACCGAAGCCGGCCTGAACGGTCGGGGGGTCGCGCTGGACGTTACGGATCGGGGCGCGGTGGACAGCCTGGTCGCCGACATCACCAAAAGCGAGGGTGCGCCCGGCATTCTGGTGAACAACGCCGGCATCACCCGGGATGGTCTGGCCATGCGCATGGCCGACGACGACTGGGACCAGGTGATCGACACCAACCTGAGTGCGGTTTTCCGGGTCAGTCGGTCCGTTCTCCGGGGCATGATGAAAGCCCGTGGCGGCCGGATCATCAACATCGGCTCGGTGATCGGCCTGATGGGCAATGCCGGCCAGACCAACTATGCAGCCGCCAAGGCCGGTCTGCTGGGGCTGACCCGATCACTGGCCCGCGAGGTGGGCAGCCGCAACATCACCGTCAACGCCATCGCCCCGGGGTTTATCGCCACTGACATGACCGACGAGCTGGAAGCCGCCCAACGGGACGCGCTGATGGCGCAGACGCCGCTGCAGCGCCTCGGCACGCCGGAGGACATTGCCGCCGCCGTCTGCTTTCTGGCGTCGCCGGCGGCCGGCTTTATCACCGGTGAGACCCTCAGTGTGAATGGCGGATTGTTGATGCCCTGA
- the fabD gene encoding ACP S-malonyltransferase, with the protein MTARADLAFLFPGQGSQSIGMLGDLAERHAVVQKTFIEASAAMGEDLWKLASEGPESLMNRTDHTQPLMLTAGVAVWRAWQEGGGPWPGFMAGHSLGEYTALVCAESLDFPTAVELVRDRGRFMQEAVPEGEGGIAAVLGLDDDAIQSVCATATADGVVEPVNFNAPGQVVIAGHRQAVDAALEAAKAAGAKRAVHLPMSVPAHSSLMEPAAEKLAERLTRINIEMPAVPVVHNVDVQVSDSAEAIRQRLVDQVRSPVRWTECVQALVRRGAEQAVECGPGRVLAGLNRRIDRRINSQAIYDADTLASALNSLEEP; encoded by the coding sequence ATGACCGCACGAGCTGATCTTGCATTTCTTTTCCCGGGTCAGGGATCCCAGTCCATCGGCATGCTGGGGGATCTCGCCGAGCGCCACGCGGTGGTGCAGAAAACCTTCATCGAGGCCTCGGCGGCCATGGGGGAAGATCTCTGGAAACTGGCCTCCGAAGGGCCAGAATCCCTAATGAACCGCACCGACCACACGCAGCCTCTGATGCTCACCGCCGGCGTAGCCGTCTGGCGAGCCTGGCAGGAGGGCGGCGGCCCGTGGCCCGGTTTCATGGCCGGACATAGCTTGGGGGAATATACCGCCCTGGTGTGCGCCGAGTCCCTGGATTTTCCCACCGCCGTGGAACTGGTCCGTGACCGCGGCCGGTTCATGCAGGAAGCGGTGCCGGAAGGTGAGGGCGGCATCGCTGCAGTGCTGGGTCTGGACGACGACGCCATCCAGTCGGTGTGTGCCACGGCCACCGCTGACGGAGTCGTTGAGCCGGTGAACTTCAATGCGCCGGGTCAGGTGGTGATCGCCGGTCATCGGCAGGCGGTAGACGCGGCACTGGAAGCGGCAAAAGCCGCCGGCGCCAAGCGCGCGGTCCATCTGCCGATGAGTGTCCCGGCGCACAGTTCGCTAATGGAACCTGCCGCTGAAAAACTCGCCGAGCGACTGACCCGGATCAATATCGAGATGCCCGCCGTGCCGGTGGTCCACAACGTGGATGTCCAGGTGAGTGACTCCGCCGAAGCAATCCGCCAGCGGCTGGTGGATCAGGTCCGCTCCCCGGTCCGCTGGACGGAATGCGTTCAGGCACTGGTCCGGCGCGGGGCCGAGCAGGCAGTTGAGTGCGGCCCGGGTCGGGTACTGGCCGGCCTCAACCGGCGGATCGACCGTCGCATCAACTCACAGGCCATCTACGACGCTGATACGCTGGCATCGGCGCTGAATTCACTGGAGGAACCATGA
- a CDS encoding beta-ketoacyl-ACP synthase III, which translates to MSHARIAGTGSYLPARAMTNAELESLVDTSDQWIRERTGIIERHIADPSECCTDLAEQAARRAIEAAGLMPEDIDLVIVATSTPDQVFPSTACRLLERLGIHGGPPAFDMAAACSGFVYGLDTATRFIATGGARRALVVGAEVFSRILDWTDRSTCVLFGDGAGAVVLEQSEQPGVLSSHLHADGRQEPLLNVPWGVGQGYDALNGDTGTVSMRGNEVFRVAVRTLGALVDETLAANSLDRSDVDWLVPHQANIRIMTATARQLGLSVDRMVSTVERHGNTSAASIPLALDTAVRDGRIQRGDLLLLEAFGAGFTWGSALVRY; encoded by the coding sequence GTGAGCCATGCCCGTATCGCTGGCACCGGCAGCTATCTCCCCGCCCGAGCCATGACCAATGCCGAGCTTGAATCCCTGGTGGACACCTCTGATCAGTGGATTCGTGAGCGCACCGGCATCATTGAGCGCCACATTGCGGATCCCTCGGAATGCTGTACGGATCTTGCCGAACAGGCGGCCCGCCGGGCCATTGAAGCGGCCGGTCTGATGCCGGAGGACATCGACCTGGTCATTGTGGCCACATCGACACCGGATCAGGTCTTTCCCAGCACCGCCTGCCGACTCCTTGAGCGCCTGGGCATTCATGGCGGACCCCCGGCCTTTGACATGGCAGCGGCCTGTTCGGGATTCGTCTACGGCCTGGACACGGCCACCCGGTTCATCGCCACCGGTGGCGCCCGTCGCGCTCTGGTGGTCGGCGCAGAAGTCTTTTCACGAATTCTGGACTGGACGGACCGAAGCACCTGTGTGCTGTTCGGGGACGGGGCCGGCGCCGTGGTCCTGGAGCAATCCGAGCAGCCCGGAGTGCTGTCCAGTCACCTGCACGCCGACGGCCGTCAGGAGCCCCTGCTGAACGTTCCCTGGGGCGTCGGGCAGGGATACGACGCACTCAACGGCGACACTGGAACCGTCAGCATGCGTGGCAATGAAGTCTTTCGTGTCGCGGTCCGTACCCTGGGCGCCCTCGTGGACGAAACTCTGGCGGCGAATAGCCTGGATCGCAGCGACGTGGACTGGCTGGTTCCCCATCAGGCCAACATCCGCATCATGACCGCCACGGCTCGCCAGCTGGGGCTGTCGGTGGACCGGATGGTCAGCACCGTTGAGCGGCATGGCAATACCTCCGCCGCGTCCATCCCCCTGGCACTGGACACTGCCGTGAGGGACGGCCGCATCCAGCGGGGTGACCTTCTCCTTCTCGAAGCGTTCGGCGCCGGATTCACCTGGGGATCCGCGCTGGTGCGCTACTGA
- the plsX gene encoding phosphate acyltransferase PlsX — protein MTDRCRLTIDAMGGDHGPTVTVPAALAVLDRHPALELILVGESAAIESALRTCPDENRDRLRVQTATQVVDMDEAPSQALRFKKDSSMRVAIDLVKNGDADACISAGNTGALMATARYVLKTLPGIDRPAICTTIPCRDGHFRMLDLGANIDCTAEHLFQFAVMGAVLVEASGDSDRPRVGLLNLGEEEIKGNDQVKQAAQMAQNSDLNYIGYVEGDRMFRNVADVVVCDGFTGNVALKSSEGVAAMISDYLREEFRRSPFTRLAGLVALPVLRSLRRRMDHRRYNGASLLGLRGVVVKSHGSADQTAFEQAIETGVLEARERIPDRIDERLSALLHGENRL, from the coding sequence ATGACCGATCGTTGCAGGCTCACCATCGATGCCATGGGCGGGGACCACGGGCCCACCGTGACCGTACCCGCCGCGCTGGCCGTTCTCGATCGGCATCCGGCACTGGAACTCATCCTGGTGGGGGAGTCGGCCGCCATCGAGTCGGCTCTGAGAACCTGTCCGGATGAGAATCGGGACCGACTCCGGGTCCAGACTGCCACTCAGGTAGTGGACATGGACGAGGCACCCTCCCAGGCGCTGCGGTTCAAGAAAGACTCATCCATGCGGGTGGCCATTGATCTGGTCAAGAATGGCGACGCCGACGCCTGCATCAGCGCGGGAAACACCGGCGCGCTGATGGCCACTGCCCGATATGTCCTGAAAACCCTGCCGGGCATCGATCGTCCGGCGATCTGCACCACCATTCCCTGCCGCGACGGGCATTTCCGGATGCTCGACCTGGGAGCCAACATTGATTGCACCGCCGAACACCTGTTCCAGTTCGCGGTCATGGGCGCCGTCCTGGTTGAGGCGAGCGGGGATAGCGATCGCCCTCGGGTCGGGCTGCTGAATCTGGGCGAAGAAGAAATCAAGGGCAACGACCAGGTCAAGCAGGCCGCACAAATGGCCCAGAACAGCGACCTCAACTACATCGGCTACGTTGAAGGCGACCGGATGTTTCGCAATGTGGCGGACGTCGTGGTCTGCGATGGCTTCACGGGCAATGTGGCCCTGAAAAGCAGTGAGGGCGTAGCTGCCATGATCTCCGACTATCTGCGCGAGGAGTTCCGGCGAAGCCCGTTCACCCGCCTGGCCGGGCTGGTGGCTCTGCCGGTGCTGCGCTCACTGCGGCGGCGAATGGACCATCGCCGCTACAACGGCGCCAGTCTGCTGGGACTGCGAGGCGTGGTGGTAAAAAGCCACGGCAGCGCCGATCAGACGGCTTTTGAGCAGGCCATTGAAACCGGCGTGCTGGAGGCGAGGGAGCGCATTCCGGACCGCATTGACGAGCGCCTGAGTGCCCTGTTGCACGGGGAGAACCGGCTGTGA
- the rpmF gene encoding 50S ribosomal protein L32, producing the protein MAVQKSRKTPSRRGMRRSHDALKGPTLSTEPTTGETHRRHHISADGYYRGRKVTSGDDE; encoded by the coding sequence ATGGCCGTACAGAAATCGCGTAAAACGCCGTCCCGCCGGGGCATGCGCCGCAGTCACGACGCGCTGAAGGGACCGACCCTGAGCACCGAGCCCACCACCGGTGAAACCCACCGACGGCATCACATCTCCGCGGACGGCTACTATCGTGGCCGCAAGGTGACCTCCGGCGACGACGAGTAA
- a CDS encoding DUF177 domain-containing protein, giving the protein MNTAGLPPEIDLDALGAGEWHWSGRIPGEWLGRLSEAVHRVAWAEAEVRIIRDYGPPLIQGRARAGVDPVCERCLKPFETEIEVEFEGRGVAALTHTDNAGEAIEEIQLAGGRLDLRELLEDELMLALPVVPRHEDEQCDGGHRSFGPEAAPTDKVSPFSVLESLRSRNRDSDD; this is encoded by the coding sequence ATGAATACCGCGGGGCTGCCGCCTGAAATCGACCTCGACGCCCTGGGCGCGGGGGAATGGCATTGGTCAGGCCGGATTCCCGGCGAGTGGCTGGGGCGGCTGTCAGAGGCGGTGCATCGAGTGGCCTGGGCGGAGGCCGAGGTCCGGATCATCCGGGACTACGGGCCGCCCCTGATTCAGGGGCGAGCTCGGGCGGGCGTGGATCCGGTCTGCGAGCGCTGCCTGAAACCCTTCGAGACCGAAATTGAGGTAGAGTTCGAGGGTAGGGGGGTCGCGGCGCTGACCCACACGGACAACGCCGGTGAGGCCATCGAAGAGATTCAGCTTGCTGGTGGGCGTCTGGACCTGCGGGAATTGCTCGAAGACGAGCTGATGCTGGCACTGCCCGTGGTCCCGCGGCACGAGGATGAACAGTGCGATGGCGGACACCGATCATTCGGGCCCGAGGCCGCGCCGACGGACAAGGTTTCTCCGTTTTCGGTACTGGAGTCACTCCGGTCCCGGAACCGGGACTCGGACGATTAA
- a CDS encoding nucleoside triphosphate pyrophosphatase, whose product MPALILASSSPYRAELLARLGVPFEQQSPDIDETRRPDEPAEDYVCRLAREKAAAIAEGRPDAIVIGSDQCSEFRGEILGKPHTEDRAIEQLMQASGQAVTLWTALAVHDPANGRIRVEQVPTVVQFRRLQREAIRRYVSTEKPLDCAGAFRAEGLGIALFERIQGDDPNALIGLPLIALVRLLSQVGMTLP is encoded by the coding sequence ATGCCTGCCCTGATTCTGGCCTCCTCTTCCCCGTACCGCGCCGAGCTCCTGGCTCGGCTCGGAGTGCCCTTTGAGCAGCAAAGTCCCGATATCGATGAAACCCGGCGACCGGACGAACCCGCTGAAGACTACGTGTGCCGATTGGCTCGGGAAAAAGCGGCCGCCATCGCCGAGGGCCGGCCGGATGCCATTGTGATTGGCTCTGACCAATGCAGCGAATTTCGGGGTGAGATTCTTGGCAAACCCCACACCGAGGACCGTGCCATCGAGCAACTGATGCAGGCATCGGGTCAGGCCGTCACCCTCTGGACGGCGCTGGCCGTGCATGACCCGGCAAATGGGCGGATCCGTGTCGAGCAGGTGCCCACCGTGGTGCAGTTTCGGCGGCTTCAGCGGGAGGCCATCCGTCGGTATGTCTCCACAGAAAAGCCCCTGGACTGCGCCGGGGCGTTTCGGGCCGAGGGCCTGGGTATCGCACTGTTCGAGCGAATTCAGGGAGACGACCCTAACGCGCTGATTGGCCTTCCATTAATTGCGCTCGTTCGACTGCTCTCTCAGGTGGGCATGACACTCCCCTGA
- a CDS encoding S49 family peptidase has translation MQDDDNWARESLREIALEGIRERRRARRWGIFFKLLVLLYLFALLFFSTRPLLGLAEDRAVGPHTAVVKVEGPIMADSAASADRVLAGLQRAFEAENALGVMLEINSPGGSPVESSRIYQGIVALRAANPDMPVHVVAGDSLASGAYYVAAAADGIHVDGATVVGSIGVISRGFGFTDAIDRLGIERRTYAAGDAKSALDPFEAPDPEAVEHLQTMLDDIHAQFIAAVREGRGDRLTEENDAIFSGRIWTGRHGIELGLADALGTPQSVATTVIGAERRVDYTPPRNLLERVFERMGGAAARVWIQMQQPGWQT, from the coding sequence ATGCAGGATGACGACAACTGGGCAAGAGAGAGCCTTCGGGAAATCGCTCTCGAGGGAATTCGCGAGCGGCGCCGGGCCCGGCGCTGGGGAATCTTCTTCAAGCTGCTCGTCCTGCTGTACCTGTTCGCGTTGCTGTTTTTCTCGACGCGGCCGCTGCTCGGGCTGGCGGAAGATCGCGCGGTGGGTCCCCATACCGCCGTGGTCAAGGTCGAAGGGCCGATCATGGCCGATAGTGCAGCCAGTGCCGACCGCGTCCTGGCTGGCCTGCAGCGGGCCTTCGAGGCGGAAAACGCCCTGGGTGTCATGCTGGAAATCAACAGCCCGGGCGGCTCCCCGGTGGAGTCGAGCCGAATCTACCAGGGCATCGTGGCGCTTCGGGCCGCCAACCCGGACATGCCGGTTCACGTGGTGGCGGGTGACAGCCTGGCCTCCGGCGCCTACTACGTCGCCGCGGCCGCCGATGGGATCCACGTGGACGGCGCCACGGTGGTGGGCTCCATCGGCGTCATCAGCCGAGGCTTCGGATTCACGGATGCCATCGACCGACTGGGCATCGAACGGCGGACTTATGCCGCCGGCGATGCCAAGTCCGCGCTGGACCCCTTCGAAGCGCCTGACCCCGAGGCCGTCGAGCACCTTCAGACCATGCTCGATGACATTCATGCGCAGTTCATCGCTGCCGTGCGCGAGGGGCGGGGTGATCGCCTGACCGAGGAAAACGATGCGATTTTCTCCGGGCGGATCTGGACCGGCCGCCACGGCATTGAACTTGGCCTGGCGGATGCGCTGGGGACACCCCAGAGCGTCGCCACCACCGTGATTGGTGCCGAACGACGGGTTGACTACACGCCCCCGCGGAACCTGCTGGAGCGGGTGTTCGAGCGCATGGGGGGCGCCGCCGCCCGGGTCTGGATACAGATGCAGCAGCCCGGTTGGCAGACCTGA